A window of the Gossypium hirsutum isolate 1008001.06 chromosome A03, Gossypium_hirsutum_v2.1, whole genome shotgun sequence genome harbors these coding sequences:
- the LOC107887368 gene encoding uncharacterized protein, giving the protein MEISTVTSPRMRSDHLEKERLKETHHGQSFELQSSHDATHPNHRFHSTSVLEILRETVRILRYNCSGFMIILALLICPVSAVLMSSNLLVGESIVYTLTVRLLLVAKTSGVPFRPFIKQSCQHLVETAVSSVTCFPLLITFSLLSKAAVVYCVDSTYLKESADVSKFFVIIRKLWRQLVSSYLWMCMVIVGCVTTFIIFLLVACSVLSVLGFSPDIVVVAMIMIGLVFAIVFANVVVVCDMGIVMCVLEEVWGVQALVRAGVLIKGQTQVGLLIFLVSTIGLTFVEGLFKHRVQTLSYGDGSSRIWEGPLLVIMYSFVVLVHSMMNTVFYFSCKSYTFGDHQSMLF; this is encoded by the coding sequence ATGGAAATTTCTACCGTTACTTCTCCACGAATGAGGTCAGATCATCTAGAAAAGGAACGATTGAAGGAAACCCATCATGGTCAAAGTTTTGAGCTACAATCATCCCACGATGCTACTCATCCTAACCACCGATTCCATTCGACGAGTGTTTTAGAGATCTTAAGAGAAACTGTTAGGATTTTACGGTACAATTGTTCTGGTTTTATGATCATTTTAGCTTTGTTAATTTGCCCTGTATCTGCAGTCCTTATGTCTTCTAATTTGTTAGTTGGTGAATCCATTGTGTACACTCTAACTGTTAGGCTTTTGTTAGTTGCTAAAACTAGTGGAGTTCCATTCAGACCTTTCATCAAACAGTCGTGCCAACATTTAGTTGAGACGGCTGTTTCCTCAGTAACGTGCTTCCCTTTGCTCATTACGTTTAGTTTGTTATCAAAGGCTGCTGTGGTTTATTGTGTAGATTCTACTTATTTGAAGGAATCAGCTGATGTTTCCAAATTCTTTGTGATAATTCGAAAGCTTTGGAGGCAGCTTGTTTCTTCCTATTTGTGGATGTGTATGGTAATTGTTGGTTGTGTGACAactttcatcatttttcttcttgTGGCATGTAGTGTACTCTCTGTTCTTGGTTTTTCACCTGATATAGTTGTCGTTGCGATGATAATGATTGGGCTAGTTTTTGCAATTGTTTTCGCCAATGTTGTTGTTGTCTGCGATATGGGGATTGTAATGTGTGTGTTGGAGGAAGTTTGGGGAGTACAAGCATTGGTTCGAGCTGGTGTCCTAATCAAGGGGCAGACTCAGGTTGGTCTGTTGATATTTCTTGTATCTACAATTGGATTGACATTTGTGGAGGGGTTGTTTAAACATAGGGTACAGACGTTGAGTTATGGAGACGGGTCTTCTAGGATCTGGGAGGGGCCTTTGTTGGTGATAATGTATTCGTTTGTGGTGCTTGTTCATTCCATGATGAATACAGTTTTCTATTTCAGTTGCAAATCGTACACTTTCGGTGACCATCAATCAATGTTGTTCTGA